From a single Azospirillum fermentarium genomic region:
- the ubiG gene encoding bifunctional 2-polyprenyl-6-hydroxyphenol methylase/3-demethylubiquinol 3-O-methyltransferase UbiG yields MNAPAGTIDAAEIARFSAIAAEWWDTSGKFRPLHKLNPIRLGYIRDTVCAHFGRDALAPQPLSGLSLVDIGCGGGLLSEPLSRMGAAVLGVDAAERNVKTAAAHAAETGASAQYRATTSEALVAEGAQFDVVLAMEVIEHVADVDLFVKSCAALVKPGGLLFFATLNRTAKSFALGIVGAEYILRWLPRGTHDWRRFLRPSEFAAHLRTHGLAVKGLTGLTYAPFADEFRLNPKDLDVNYMGWAVPDPA; encoded by the coding sequence ATGAATGCCCCCGCCGGGACCATCGATGCCGCCGAAATCGCCCGTTTTTCCGCCATCGCCGCTGAATGGTGGGACACGTCGGGCAAATTCCGGCCGCTGCACAAGCTGAACCCGATTCGCCTGGGCTACATCCGCGACACCGTGTGCGCCCATTTCGGGCGCGACGCGCTGGCGCCGCAGCCGCTGTCCGGGCTGTCGCTGGTGGACATCGGCTGCGGTGGCGGGTTGCTGTCGGAACCCCTGTCGCGCATGGGGGCCGCCGTGCTGGGGGTGGACGCCGCCGAACGCAACGTCAAGACCGCCGCCGCCCACGCCGCCGAAACCGGCGCATCCGCCCAGTACCGCGCCACCACGTCGGAAGCGCTGGTGGCCGAAGGGGCGCAGTTCGACGTGGTGCTGGCCATGGAGGTGATCGAGCACGTGGCCGACGTGGACCTGTTCGTCAAATCCTGCGCCGCCCTGGTCAAGCCCGGCGGGCTGCTGTTCTTCGCCACCCTGAACCGCACGGCGAAATCCTTCGCGCTCGGCATCGTCGGGGCGGAATACATCCTGCGCTGGCTGCCGCGCGGCACCCACGACTGGCGCCGCTTCCTGCGCCCGTCGGAATTCGCCGCCCACCTGCGCACCCACGGGCTGGCGGTGAAGGGGCTGACCGGGCTGACCTATGCCCCGTTCGCCGACGAATTCCGCCTCAACCCCAAGGATCTGGACGTGAACTACATGGGCTGGGCGGTGCCGGACCCGGCGTAA
- the ptsN gene encoding PTS IIA-like nitrogen regulatory protein PtsN, with protein MLDLITPHAIIATLRAGSKKQALQEMARRAADLTGQHERAVFDVLLERERLGTTGVGHGIAIPHGKLPGLERVHGVFARLERPIDFDAIDEQPVDLIFMLLAPEQAGADHLKALARVSRLLRDAAVCEKLRGSESADAIYALLTQQEASNAA; from the coding sequence ATGCTCGATCTCATCACCCCGCACGCCATCATCGCCACCCTTCGGGCCGGTTCGAAGAAACAAGCCCTTCAGGAAATGGCCAGACGGGCGGCGGACCTGACCGGCCAGCACGAACGGGCCGTCTTCGACGTCCTGCTCGAACGGGAACGGCTGGGAACCACCGGCGTGGGGCATGGCATCGCCATCCCCCACGGCAAGCTGCCCGGCCTGGAGCGCGTCCACGGCGTGTTCGCCCGGCTGGAACGGCCGATCGACTTCGATGCGATCGACGAACAGCCCGTCGATCTCATCTTCATGCTGCTGGCCCCGGAACAGGCGGGCGCCGACCACCTGAAGGCTTTGGCCCGCGTGTCCCGCCTGTTGCGGGACGCGGCGGTCTGCGAAAAGCTGCGCGGGTCGGAAAGCGCCGATGCCATCTATGCGCTGCTGACCCAGCAGGAAGCCAGCAACGCGGCCTGA
- a CDS encoding Uma2 family endonuclease: MSEAFAYSRIPVADYLRAERTADVRHEYVDGEVFAMVGASRRHNHIGGNLYIALRAAADPRGCAVYSNDVKVRVEAANAFYYPDLVVTCAAGDDDPYVVHAPSIIVEILSDSTEAIDRREKRLNYQRLPSLTDLLLVAQDERRIDHYRRGPGGWDHVVYTGGAVVPLEGLGAALRLEAVYAGSGTAQPM, translated from the coding sequence ATGTCGGAAGCTTTTGCGTATTCCCGCATCCCGGTTGCGGATTACCTCCGCGCCGAACGCACCGCCGATGTCCGCCACGAATATGTGGATGGCGAAGTCTTTGCCATGGTCGGGGCATCCCGGCGGCACAACCATATCGGGGGAAATCTTTACATCGCCCTGCGCGCGGCAGCCGATCCGCGCGGCTGCGCGGTTTACAGCAACGACGTCAAGGTCCGCGTCGAGGCGGCCAACGCCTTCTATTACCCCGATCTGGTGGTGACCTGTGCGGCGGGCGACGATGACCCGTATGTGGTCCACGCCCCGTCCATCATCGTCGAGATCCTGTCCGACTCGACCGAGGCCATCGACCGGCGGGAGAAGCGGCTGAATTATCAGCGCCTCCCCAGCCTGACCGATCTGTTGCTGGTGGCCCAGGACGAGCGGCGCATCGACCATTACCGCCGCGGTCCCGGCGGCTGGGACCATGTGGTCTACACCGGCGGCGCCGTTGTCCCGCTGGAAGGTCTCGGCGCCGCCCTGAGGCTGGAGGCGGTTTACGCCGGGTCCGGCACCGCCCAGCCCATGTAG
- the hpf gene encoding ribosome hibernation-promoting factor, HPF/YfiA family, whose amino-acid sequence MQLTVKGKQLDVGDALRTHVADSLNAAVGKYFTKPLEANVVLSREAHLFKADIQVHVGRGIMVQSAAESDQPYPAFDTACEKIAKRLRRYKSRLRNHHGAENGAEALPARYQILEAEADTHHVDGEEVAEAVHPVVIAEMQTQIETLTVSEAVMRMELGELPALLFRNRAHGGVNLVYRRRDGNVGWVDPGAEQAGA is encoded by the coding sequence ATGCAACTGACCGTCAAAGGCAAGCAGCTTGACGTGGGCGATGCCCTGCGCACCCACGTTGCCGACAGCCTGAACGCCGCCGTCGGCAAATATTTCACCAAGCCGTTGGAAGCGAACGTCGTTCTGTCGCGCGAAGCGCATCTGTTCAAGGCCGACATCCAGGTCCATGTCGGCCGCGGCATCATGGTGCAGAGTGCTGCTGAATCCGACCAGCCGTATCCCGCCTTCGACACCGCGTGCGAAAAGATCGCCAAGCGCCTGCGCCGCTATAAGAGCCGCCTGCGCAACCACCATGGTGCGGAAAACGGCGCCGAGGCGCTGCCCGCCCGCTATCAGATCCTGGAAGCCGAGGCCGACACCCACCATGTGGATGGTGAGGAAGTCGCCGAGGCCGTCCACCCGGTCGTCATCGCCGAAATGCAGACCCAGATCGAAACCCTGACGGTCAGCGAAGCGGTGATGCGCATGGAACTGGGCGAATTGCCGGCGCTGCTGTTCCGCAACCGCGCCCATGGGGGCGTCAACCTCGTCTACCGCCGCCGCGACGGAAACGTCGGCTGGGTGGATCCCGGTGCGGAACAGGCCGGCGCCTGA